One region of Juglans regia cultivar Chandler chromosome 4, Walnut 2.0, whole genome shotgun sequence genomic DNA includes:
- the LOC109004734 gene encoding uncharacterized protein LOC109004734 — translation MVKVSTYFAMSLGAFLFWESMDKLHVWIALHQDEKRERLEKEAEIKRVREELLKQAKHRDSLL, via the exons ATGGTGAAAGTGTCCACCTACTTCGCAATGTCACTTGGAGCTTTCTTATTCTGGGAATCTATGGATAAGCTTCACGTTTGGATCGCTCTACATCAAGACGAAAAG agagagagactggAGAAGGAAGCGGAAATCAAGAGAGTCCGGGAGGAGCTATTGAAACAAGCCAAACATAGGGACTCTCTCTTGTGA